One part of the bacterium genome encodes these proteins:
- the lnt gene encoding apolipoprotein N-acyltransferase: protein MRKNIPILFILTIVLFYFSFPPFPTGFLSYFVLIPFFLLLELNAFQSGFRTGYLLGLFATGAFLSWLNMNSGATQMQATGMYLGSIMYLACWWGLFAVLQNYFCRRFGLNGFWAAPFLWTAFDFLQSFSDLRFTLHSLATTQTYYMPFIQFIEYTGMFGITFWVVTLNVFFFFIYKRITTINEKIPKIKYLLIGIAVVFLIPAVHGLWTLKKSEGDNVRIVRCAVVQPNIEPNQKWLERDFAFSKVMEQMQTVREHTVDMVVWPETAIPNRLRYDRKRFETVRDELKLQWTPLITGIPDRTLIDDEQGKTISRSRNAIFLLRPDTSSIQFYYKMQLVLFGEYVPEYLHFIQNIAMDIGDFGYLPGDEHKVFELPLYNEKKQTDSVAFAGVICLESIFPDFVRQFMLRGARFLVIVTNDAWYDGTFEPVQHAQCAVLRAIENRISIARAANSGVSSIIDPYGRVLQQTQNGTDDVLFGDISIIDRPTLFLRYGNWFGWTMIIVVMSGILVVKIRY from the coding sequence ATGCGCAAAAACATACCGATTCTTTTTATTCTTACGATCGTTCTCTTTTATTTTAGTTTCCCTCCATTTCCAACCGGTTTTTTATCGTACTTTGTACTTATCCCTTTTTTCCTGTTGTTAGAATTGAATGCATTCCAAAGCGGTTTCAGAACGGGATACTTGCTTGGATTGTTTGCTACCGGAGCTTTTCTTTCGTGGCTGAATATGAATTCAGGGGCAACGCAAATGCAAGCGACCGGTATGTATCTTGGTTCAATTATGTACTTAGCATGCTGGTGGGGATTATTTGCTGTTTTGCAGAATTATTTTTGCCGTCGATTCGGTCTCAATGGTTTTTGGGCGGCTCCTTTCCTTTGGACGGCTTTTGATTTTTTGCAATCGTTTAGTGATTTGCGTTTTACGCTGCATTCATTGGCCACCACTCAAACGTACTACATGCCGTTTATTCAATTCATTGAATATACCGGCATGTTTGGGATTACATTCTGGGTTGTAACTTTAAACGTTTTTTTCTTTTTCATTTATAAACGTATTACCACGATCAACGAAAAAATTCCAAAGATAAAATATCTCTTAATTGGAATTGCGGTCGTTTTTTTAATTCCGGCTGTTCATGGTTTGTGGACGCTGAAGAAATCAGAAGGGGACAATGTGCGGATTGTCCGTTGTGCGGTGGTGCAGCCTAATATCGAGCCCAATCAGAAATGGCTGGAAAGAGATTTTGCTTTTTCAAAAGTGATGGAGCAAATGCAAACAGTGCGAGAGCACACAGTGGATATGGTTGTCTGGCCAGAGACTGCGATCCCTAACCGGCTTCGTTATGACCGGAAAAGATTCGAAACGGTTCGCGATGAGCTGAAGCTACAATGGACGCCGCTGATTACGGGAATTCCTGACCGTACTCTGATCGATGACGAACAGGGGAAAACGATTTCCAGGAGCCGCAACGCCATTTTTCTTCTTAGGCCGGATACATCGTCGATACAATTTTATTATAAAATGCAATTAGTGTTGTTTGGTGAATATGTTCCGGAATACTTGCACTTTATTCAAAATATAGCAATGGATATTGGCGACTTCGGATATTTACCGGGCGATGAGCATAAAGTTTTTGAACTGCCATTATACAATGAAAAAAAACAAACGGATTCGGTTGCCTTTGCCGGGGTCATTTGCCTGGAGTCGATATTTCCCGATTTTGTCAGGCAATTTATGCTACGCGGTGCGCGCTTTTTAGTCATTGTAACGAACGATGCATGGTATGACGGGACATTCGAGCCGGTCCAGCACGCGCAATGCGCAGTGTTACGTGCGATAGAAAACCGGATCAGCATCGCGAGGGCAGCTAATTCAGGAGTTTCATCGATCATCGATCCATATGGCCGCGTACTACAACAAACTCAAAACGGAACGGATGATGTTTTGTTCGGTGATATCAGTATTATCGATCGGCCTACATTATTTTTGCGTTATGGTAACTGGTTCGGCTGGACAATGATAATAGTTGTCATGTCGGGTATTCTGGTTGTAAAAATCCGCTATTAG